The Terriglobus sp. TAA 43 sequence CGCGCAGAAGTCGCATCATTGACAGGGCCAGCATGGCTGGCGTTCCTAAATGGGTCCGCCAGGCAAGCGTCTTTCGACCGTTCAATTGTAGACCAGCTCGAGGCAACGGCCTTCTCGTCTTCGAAGCCGTCTCAAGAAGCCGAGTCGTCAATACGGAGTGCCGCTTCTCTTTGGATAACGCACCATACGGCGCCGCGAAAGGGGGAGAAGCATGTATCGGCTTGAACATCCGTGGCTACTTGCGATTCTCCCCCTCCCTCTCATCCTGTATTGGTTGCTGCCACCCTATCGTGAGGAACAGGATTCGCTTCGGATTACCTTCTTTGATTACGTGGCTTCCTCTCTCCAACTGACACCGCAACATCAAGCTGTGATCTTGCGAACCAACTGGTTGGAAAAGATTGTTAGCGTGGTCAGTTGGAGCCTGATCGTTGTGGCTCTTGCGCGGCCACAGTACATAGAGCCGCCCATTCAGAAGACTGAACCGGGGCGCGATCTGATGCTGGCGCTCGACATCTCGCAATCGATGGAAACACCCGACTTCCGCACGCCCGATGGAACACGGATGCGCCGCGTGGATGCAGTGAAGCAAGTGGTGGCAGATTTTATCCGTCGAAGAAAGCACGACCAGATTGGATTGATCGTCTTCGGACAATCAGCATATCCGGTTACTCCTTTCACTCTGGATCATGAAGCATGCGAACAGATGCTGGCTCAGATTGATGCCGGCATGGCGGGGCCGCAAACCATGATTGGCGATGCCATCGGTCTCGCGATCAAACAGTTCAACGCGAGCGACGCAAAGCAACGCGTTCTGATCCTGCTGACCGACGGCAACGATACGGGAAGCCGCATGCCACCGCGACGTGCGGCGGAGATTGCAAAAGAGAATCACATTGTGATCCATGCGGTTGGGCTCGGTGATCCACACGCAACCGGCGAAGACAAGATGGATTATGCGGTTTTAGCGCAGATTGCGAGCTCTACGGGCGGCAAGGTATTCCATGGGGAGAACCGCGCCGAGTTAGAGAGTGCCTATCGCGAGCTGGACAGAATCACACCGCAAAACTTCAAGACGCTAAGCTATCAACCACGCCGTGAACTAGCAATGATTCCCATCGGCACGGCTCTTCTGCTCACGGTGGGATACAACGTGCTGATGCTCCTCATCGGAATTGGCATGAGTTTGTGGCATCGTCGCGCGCAGAAGCCCTTGGACACGCAGACGGCGGAGATCGCCATGCTGAAGGTACGCCTATGAGCCTGCGCGAATGGTGGCAGCTACTTCACTTTCTACGACCTCATTGGCTCTGGATGATGCTGGCTATCCCGATCTTTTATGCTTCCCTCTTCATACGAGAGAACGCTCGCCGGCCGTGGCAGGGACTGATTGAACCTGCTCTTCTGGATCACCTGATAGTCCCACGCAAACATCGGTGGCGTTTTCGTCCAGTGCATCTACTATCGCTACTGATCGCAATTGGATCGCTCGCAGCCGCAGGACCAACCTGGCGGCGTGAACAACCTCCCTTTGCAGAAGACAAAGCACCGCTTGTCATTGCACTTGATCTGTCGACGACCATGAACGCCGTTGACCTTAATCCGACGCGACTGGAGCGCGTGAAGTTAAAGTTGCGCGACCTGATTCATCGGCGCGATGGTGGACGCACGGCATTATTCGCTTATGCCGAAAATGCATACATGGTGCTTCCCTTCACCACGGACGAATCGTTGTTTGATATCTATCTGGACACGCTAAAGACCAACCTGATGCCTCGCCAAGGCAAGGATTCTGCAGGGGCGTTGCATGCGATTGAAAAGTTTCTGAAAGACGAAACCGTCCCCGGCACAATCCTTTTTGTTACCGATGGCATTGAACCGAGCGCAATGGCTTCCTTTCAGCAGTTCACAACAAAGCAGGACCAACCTAATGAAATTCTGGTTCTGGGTGTAGGTACTTCCGAGGGAGGGCCGGTCCAGGATGGACCTTCTCATTTCCTGGAAGATCGCAGTGGACGACGTGTGTTCTCGAAACTGGATGTTGCTGCTCTGCGCGCATTAAGCCGCGATGGCATCGATGCCAGTACATTAACTCCCGATGACGATGACATCCAATGGATTCAACATCACACACAGCACCACATGGAGATGTTAGAAGAGAAAGACACACGCACCCGATGGATTGATGAGGGTTATCTGTTAGCTATACCTCTTGCTGTATTGAGTGCCTTCTGGTTTCGCAAAGGCTGGACGATCCGTTGGACCGTAGCGCTTCTCGCATTTGCTCTACTGCTGCCATCCTCTGCTTTCGCGATGGAAGAGAACGAGACGTCGTCGCACTTCTCGTGGATGAACATCTGGATGACGCCCGATCAGCAGGGTCGTTATTACTTTCAAAAACAGGATTACAAAAAGGCAGCAGAGCGATTTGAAGATCCTATGTGGCGTGGCCTCGCTCTGGCGCGTTTGGGAGATTACGACGCGGCACTGAATGCCTTTGCGCTAAGCGATAGCGCTGAAGCCTGGTTCAATCAGGGAGACGCGTTGGCGCACAGCGGCAAATACCCCGCAGCAGTCGAAGCGTTTCGTCAGGCATTGCTGCGACGTCCTGATTGGCAAGAAGCGAAAGACAATCTGGCGCTTGTACAGTCGTTGATTCCCAAGCCTAAAGAGCAGAAGAAAGAGGACAAGGAACAATCAGAAGAGGCGCCGAATCTGCCTCCGGATCAGGTTCGCTTTGACGACAAAGGAAAGCAAGGAAAGAAGGCGCGCACCAGTATCAAGCCTGTGACCACCGCGGATATATGGATGCGCAACATTCAAACCTCACCCGCTGATTTTCTTCGGCGCCGGTTTGCCATGCAGGATGCGAAGGAGCGCCATCCGTGAAGCGCTTCCTCCCAATCATCTTCCTATGCACGACCTTGCATGTGGCCGCCCAATCGCCTGTGGTGCGCGCTCACCTTGAACCGTCACAGAACATCATGGTTGGGCAGCCGGTGAAGTTAATCGTTTCTGTCTTTGTCCCGAACTACTTTACCGGAGCGCCAGATTTTCCCGAGTTTGAGATGGAGAATGCGGTGGTGGTTATGCCGCAGGATCGACCTGAGAATTCAAACACGCAGATTGGTGATGCGAAGTATTTCGGAATCACACAAACGTATGTGATTTATCCGGAGCAGACAGGCGATTTTCATCTGCCTACCATCAAGCTGTCCGTCCCCTATGCGAAGACGCCACCTCAGACCACGACCGCACAAGTTGTGGTTCCCAGTCTCAGCTTTCGCGCAGATGTCCCTGCTGCCGCTCGTGATCTCTCTTACTTTCTACCGACAACTCAACTCACCATCGCGGAGAAGTGGTCGCCTTCTTTGAAGAAGGTTAGGGCCGGCGACACTGTCGAGCGCACCGTTACGATCACCGCTTCCAAGACGCAGGCCATGTTGATTCCTCCACTGCAGTTTTCAGCACCAGATGGTCTTCGCATTTACGGCAGTGAACCCGTCGTACGCGAACAAAAGACACCGCGTGGCGACTTCATCTATGGGCAACGTGTCGAAACGGCCAAATACTACGTTGAAAAGCCGGGCGGTTATACGTTACCTGCGATCGAGCTGCAGTGGTGGAATCTCAATACACATCGTTTGGCCACAGCATCACTGCCAGCCATATCGTTCCAGGCTGCCGCTAATCCCAGCCTGATCGCAGAGCTACCGCCACCACAGCCAAACGCACAGACCATGCAAGCACCGACAAAGAAGGCGGCCATCCACTGGCGGCGGAATGCATTGATCACGTTGCAAGGAATTCTCTGCCTCGCAGTCATCTTCCTCTGTTACCTGGTGGTTCGAACCTTAGCGCCTCATGCAATTGCGCTACGGAAGAAACAACAGCAGTCCGAAGGAGCCTACTTCCACCGGCTGATTCATGCGGCAAAGAAAGACGATGCACAGTTGAGCTACGGGTGTCTCTTGCAATGGTTTGTACGCGTATATCCCAATCAGTCCTTCAGTGATGTCGTGGCCTTACATATCACACCAGATTTACAGGCACAGATTTCGGAACTGACCGGTTCACTGTATGCGGAGACAGGTTCATCGCAATGGACAGGACGATCCTTCGCAAAGGAGCTTCGACAGTTTCGCGCGACAGCCGTTGCCCGGAAAACGCGAGCACAGACACATGGCTCTTTGGTTGGACTGAATCCATAGAGACGATATTGATCGACCTAAAATGTCGCACTTTATCATCCATTTTCGAAACACAACTGTCATTTAAGAGAGCTTCATGACCTGGCGTGGTCCCGTCTGGATGCCTGTCAACATGATGCTGATGCGAGCATTGCATCAGTTCTATCTCTACTACTGTGACGACTTCAAGATCGAATGCCCGACGGGTAGCGGACACATGGTAACGCTGTTTGAAGTGGCGGGAGAGTTGTCGAAAACGACTATCAAGCATTGTGCTTCGAAATGAGGCGGGCAAACGTGCGGTGTTCGGCGGTGAAGACTATTTCAACAATGATCCTCACTGGCGCGATCTGGTGCGGTTTTACGAGTACTTCCATGGCGACAACGGTGCTGGCATTGGAGCGAGCCACCAGACGGGTTGAACCGGCCTGATAGCGTGGCTGATCCAACTCCATGGTGTCTCCGCAAGCGCCGTACTCCAATCCACTTCAGCGCAGGAAGCCCTGGGAAAGGTGATTTGAAGAAATAGGTGCAAGCCGTAATGCGCAATGGTTACATCATCAAGCCGAAGTCAGGCCTGAGGCCACCCCGTCAGGAATAGACGCCCATATTTCAGTGCCGCGGCCTTTCATGGAATGGACCCTGAATTCGCCGTTCAGCAGCTTCACCCTTTCCGTCATACTGATCAAGCCGAGTCCGGCCTTGGCAATTCCTGTGTCGAATCCGCAGCCCGCGTCCTGAATGGACATGTAGTAGGTTGAACCAAGCTTCGTGACTACAACACACGCTTTCTCCGTGTTCGCATGATGGAGCGCATTGTTCAGTGCCTCCTGCGCTATGCGGTAGAGGCAGAGTGCAATATCTTCTGATACGGATTCGGCGAAGTCATCGATATGCAAATCGACATGAAAGACAGGACGCTCGAAGTCTCTGCACATTGCCCTCATCGCGGGTGCCAGACCAAGGTGTTGCAACTTATAGGAATGAAGATTGTGCGACATCTCATGCAGGTCCGTGCAGAGAGCGTCGAGTTCATCGTGAATATGCTTTAGCTGCCCTGAACAGGTGTCTGGTAGCAGTAAAGAATCATCTGTCAGTGAAGCAATCTGACTCGTCACCAATGAAAGCCGCTGCCCGATATCATCGTGCAGTTCACGCGAAAGACGCTTCCGTTCATCTTCCTGCGAACGAAGCAATTGAGCTGTAAGCACACGGATCTGGTGCTTCCGCTGTTCGATTTCTCGTTCCCTTGTCTCAATGCCAGACGCTGTCTTCAACGCGACAAGCTGTCGACTTCCAAGGCCATCCATGGTTGTCACAGCAACATGCGCATGCAGCGGAGACCCATCTTTGCGAGTTAGCAACTGGTCCTGGGGATCACCTAAAGAATGATCGCTTCCCTTCTTGCGCATCGCGGCACCTGAATGCCATGCGGCGAGCTGGCTGTATTGCATGGCTGCCAGTTCCTGCTGTGAATAGCCCAGAGCTGTTTGGAAGTGCGGGTTTGCTGAAAGAATTTTCCCGGAAGCATCCAGCATAGCCAGCGGAAACGGAACGGACGCGAGCAGCAATTCTTCGGTGTAGGTCGACGAATGAACCATTTCAACAGACCGGCGCGCCTGCTCCGCGTTAACCATAAGGTCAAGCAATAGATTGGCCTGGGCCGCGAAGTCTTGAGAACATGCGATCTCCTGGTGACGGGAAGCAAGGATGAGAACCGTCTGGCCAAACCCGTCCTGACTGTGTGGGAAAACAGTCATCGAGTTGATGGGAGCACACTGAACGTTCTCAGTGGAAACGGGCGCAGTTTCTTTACGCTGCCAGTATGCTGGAATGCTCTGGCCCACCTTTTCCAGAAGTCCTGGAAAACCATTCAGGCTGCCATGTAAGAAGCGCAGAAGAACAGACTTTGGCGAGGAAGGATGTACCGGCTCAAGGCGGCCCCCATCCAGAAGATGTAACCATGCTACGTATTCACAGTGATGGAGGCGCGCGAATGCATCGATGCCCTTGCGAACTGGGTCATATGCATCCTGGCTATAAAGCGGTGAGCGATTGGCCAGCTTGTTAAACCCATGGTCTGTTTGCTTCAGTGACCCTGGAACAAACGATCGATGATTGGGATGTACCTTCGCAGACTTGTCCATAAGATCCTCGATTTCGCTCACACGTCATGTCGACGCGTAACCCGGGGGGATTGAGTCGGAGGACTTCAGATCATTCAGATTCTCAGCTATCACCAGATGCAAAAGGCACTGTGGATTACGGACACTTACGATCGTTCCATTGCTTCCAGACAGATGCGCTCGCGAATAGCCTACACGAAGTACTTAGCATTTGTGCGTGAAATCAAAAGGATAACTACCTGTCAAAGAAGACAGGTAAGGTGATATGTCAGCGGTCTATGAAAATCAGTAACATATCACTATTTACTGTTCGATATGGAACAGTAAAATTGCCCTCGGGAAGCGTACTGTAGCGCCTGAACTAAGTCACTACTGATTTTCTTCTTCAGGACATATCCGTCTCCAATTATTCTGGCGATGGATATATAGTCTTCATCCTGTATTAGTGTTAGAAAAATAATTTTCGTAAGACATCCCGCATCTTGTATAGCTCGCGCTACCATCAAGCCGTCCATGCGAGGCATGGATATATCCAGGATGGCAAAATCGGGGCGGAGACGAAGTACTTGATCGAGAGCTTCTAACCCATCGCCGGCCGTTGCCACGATGTCGTAGGCGTCAGACAACATAGTGCATACGCGCGAGGTCACGCTTGCGTCATCGTCCGCACACACCAATGTCGCTCGATGCAAAACTTCTTGCACGCTATACAGCCTCCGCATCCTCATCCTGCTGGGACGGAACTTCGTCCGCAACTGTGCACAAATACAGTCCGCGAACTGTGAATCACAGGGACCGACCGAGGAATGTTTTTAGGGAACGTAGTGAAGCATATCGGATTCTGACACGGCTCGAAAGGGTTATGTGTCACCGTCGCGACTTTCGACGGCTTCGTCGGTTGCATGGCGATCTTTTCCCGCCTCGTGCTGTTGAGGAGTCTTAAAAATCCAGGTCCAGGCCAGTGCAATGGCCGATAGCGCAACCAGGAGCGACGCCCAGATAAACGACACATAATCACCAAGCACGCCGACACCGGGCACCCCTGGCTGCGTATTGCGGAGCGCCGGCAGACCGAAAATCAACGAGATGGATAACGAAAGAGGAAGCAGGTCAAACTGCATACCTGGGCGCGTTGCCTTAATCGCCATAGCTGTAATGCTGACGGCCAGGCCCATCATCGTAATCATGATCACCAAGGACGAGAAGATGACATTGTTCGCACGACGCGCGGAAATTTCGGTACGCGTCAGCTTATCCGCATCGTCATGCGTTATGGATCCTTTGAATTTGAATTGCGGAATAGACGCGCTCACTCTCTCCAGAACCGGTACAGGAATATCTTTTTCCAGATCGCCTGCACTCACCACAAGCCCTCCTGGCTCTATTGGATCCGATAGCACGTCCGGGCCGCCGAACGGTATTTTTACGGGCGCGCGTGCCGCCTTTTCGCTCACCAGAACATCGAGGTCTGCGTGGTATACGTCGAAGGGATATTTATTGCTATCTCCCACAAGACTGACAGCCGCATCAATTGGCTCGATTCGCTCTCCTTTTGGGAAGCGGATTGTCTGCTGACCAGTTACGGAATTCAGCAGCAGCGTCAAATCCTGTGCGGGCCGGTTACGATCAATCGCGAATTTCCCCCTTGGAATCAGGCGAATGCGTTCATAGAGCAACGCCTTCACGGGATCGATATCCGTGACATGAACGTCCATCTGCACATAATCCTCGGATGATGCTGCTTCCGTCAGCGTTATCGATCTCCGACTCTCCTCTGTGTGGCTCGACCAGAGCGAAAGGAGGTACAACGCGCCCAGTGCCAGCAAAACAATGGCCCGCGTTGTTCTGCTGATCCAATATCGATGTGCTTTCTCAATTTTCGGGCCAGGTGATGTTGGATTGTTCTTCGACATCAGAAGGCCTCGCCCAGACTGACATAGGCTGCATGGCTGTTATCACCCCATGCGTAGTCGGCTCGGAGATTGATGTGGTTATGTTTGGCGAGGACAAACCGCAGACCAAACCCTCCCCCCGGTTCCGCATGTGAATTGCCAAAGCCACTCCAGTCATGCGCAACGGCCCCCGCTCCAGCAAATGCCGTGGCTCCGAGCCTCCAGAACAACTCTCTGCGGAATTCCATCTGCCCTACCAACATGCGGTCATCGCGAAACTCTCCAACCTGGTAGCCGCGAAGGTCTTTGGACATGCCCAGCAGGCACACATCGTAGAACGGTGCTCCCTCCGTCACCATGCAGGCAGAAGCACGGATGGCAAGGACGTTCTTCGGTCCCAGAGGAAGATACTTGTCATACGCTAGCGTCAGATTCTGATACGTTCGCGCGCCCCCCAGTTGCGGCGCATAGAAATCTGCGAGTACGTCGAACAATGAGCCCTTCTTGGGATAAAACGAGCTATCGCTGGAGTCACGCTGCAATCGGATTCCCAACGCCGCCGTTCGAAGATCGATCGTAGACGGCAGCGGAACGGGAAGTTTGCTGGGATCCAACTTGGGTGAATTCAAGCCAGCAGTGCTGCTAATGATGTGATAACGCGGTCCCAAATACCAGTCTCGATAAACGCGCATCTTCGGCTCTAAAAGGAAGGCTTTCGATGTCTGCGTGAGCGGAATACTCTTGCTGCCACTATCGGCCCCAATACCGAAGAAGTTGTAATTGAATTTGCCACCGCCTAATGCAACCAACGTTCGATATTTATCGTTGCGGAGGTGGATCTGCCCGCCAACACCGGCGAACCAACTTCCAGTTTCAGTGATAAAACCTGCGGCCCCAAATGCTGATGGCGGTGATTCCGCACTCCCATCCAGATCGACGGCGTAAATGACACCAAGGCCGCCTCCATTCCCGATGGAAGGATTTACCAAAGGAATTGGAGCAATCGCGAATTCACCACGATGCTTTTTCTTCTTTTGATCCTTCTTCTTTGAATCGTAAGCACCCAGACCAAGACTTGCTCCTCTGCTCTCTGTACCTTCATCGGCATCCACATTCGTTCCAAAGAGAATTGGTGAACCTTTGCTCTCAGATGGAGGAGGCGTCACGGGAGCGGCATTCTGCGCGCTTAACACGCGAGAAAGCAACACTATCGCCAGGACGAGTCCAGAACGAATTCCTGCCATAGAGGGCGTCCCCTTTCTGATGGATCTCGGGATGTGTTCGCACGAGCGATAAAGGCGGGGCTGCTTTCTGCCACGGCACCCTGTCAACGTATCGGCGCACACTGCTACATGCCACTGGCAGATTTGCCAGACATCGCCGCTCTCCTCACCGGAAGGACCACCCCACAGTCAACGAAGTGCCGAGATTGTTCGCGGGTGCTGTCACTGTAGGCTGGTTATCGTAGTTATCGTAGAAACTGCCGCGAACATAGAAGTCTTTATAAAACTTCACATACACATCTTCGTTCAGTGTCATTCTCAGTCGGCCAGCCTGCGAGATGCTTGGGTAGAGCCAGATTGTGGTATCAAAGTCTGTTGAATCGAAGCGAAAGGTGGAATACTGAACGGCCCACGCGGTATCAACGCTATTGGAACGAGAATTCGTTTCCTCTATGGAATTCTGTTCAATCGTGTAGGCGACGCCGCCGATAAAGATGAGTTCCGTCTTGTTCGTCTTGATTCCCTGGAACGCAATCGCTCCTCCTACAGAGGTTCGCAAATTGATCTTCTGAGCTGAACTGGAGAGAAAATTAGCAATCGCACCATTTGCCCATCGTGATTGCCTGATCTGAGAAAAATACTCCGTCTTAATATCTGTTTCGCGAGTATTGTTTGTCTCTAACTGGCTGGTGAACTGCGTGCTCATCGTCGCTCCCAGGATATGCTTCACTGTTTGTGAGGCCAGACTTCCCTGTAAGGTCACCTGAGTCTGTGAATTGGATTGGGAAAAACTCATACCCAGATCTACATTGCCACGCAGCCTTCGAAAAAAATTCGGATTCGTCTCTTCAATGCTGACCACCAGATTGTGAGGTATGGCAGCCGATACAGGGCCCTCGACTTGAAGAACAGAATCAACGGCATCCTGATGGATCGTCCCGCTAAATGTTTTTGTATTGGTATCAATGACAACGAACGATTGCTGCGATTGAATTTTTGCAATGCTCTTCCAATCCAAAACAACAGTGGAACTTGCATTGGGCTGCTTAATAGTCAGCTGCCCCTTTTCAAGGGAGCGAATTTCGCATGTGATAACGTCGCCGTTCTTCAACGTAATCGTGTCTGTACTCAGCCTGTTCCCAGCAAAGGCAGGGACTGCCATCATAATGATGACGAGGATCAGCCAAATCCAGCAGAAGCAGTATCTCGCATTCCACTCCCTATACTCCTTTGGCACAACACGATACTGCAGTCCACCGCTCCTGAGAACATTAAGTAGCACTGCTCCCTCCTATAGGATTCGGCGGCCCACGATCACGCAGGTTGCTACGCGTGTAGCAGCATCACATTGGAATTTCAATCTAGTCGCCACTGCCAGTTCTTACAGGTGCATCTCTCATCGTGGGTGCTATGCTCGGTGGTCAAGTAACGAGCAGTTCTATTGTGGGTTGGGAAGAACGGGGTGTTCCTCGTGAGACTTCTTATTCTCATCATGCATATGGATCGCATGAGATTGAGAGCCAGCCCGGTTTCCTCTGACGTGTCTTGCAGGACAACGAACGCGGAATGATTTTGAGGTGGGAGAAAGGAGTACACCGTGAATCGGCCTGGTGTTCTAATTGCAGACGACCATATCCTCATCGCGGAAGCCCTACGAGCGCTTCTGGAACCGGAATATCAAGTTTTGGACCTTGTGCATGACGGCAAGAAACTACTGTCACGTGCTGTGGAATTGAAGCCGGAGATTGTGATCCTTGACCTTGGCATGCCTTTGCTGAACGGGATTGACGCTGGTCAACAACTGAAAAAGATTCTGCCGCGAACCAAGTTTGTTGTCGTCACCATGAATGAAGATCCAGATGTAGCTTCGGTTGCTCTACACAACTGGGCCTCGGGC is a genomic window containing:
- a CDS encoding VWA domain-containing protein, with amino-acid sequence MYRLEHPWLLAILPLPLILYWLLPPYREEQDSLRITFFDYVASSLQLTPQHQAVILRTNWLEKIVSVVSWSLIVVALARPQYIEPPIQKTEPGRDLMLALDISQSMETPDFRTPDGTRMRRVDAVKQVVADFIRRRKHDQIGLIVFGQSAYPVTPFTLDHEACEQMLAQIDAGMAGPQTMIGDAIGLAIKQFNASDAKQRVLILLTDGNDTGSRMPPRRAAEIAKENHIVIHAVGLGDPHATGEDKMDYAVLAQIASSTGGKVFHGENRAELESAYRELDRITPQNFKTLSYQPRRELAMIPIGTALLLTVGYNVLMLLIGIGMSLWHRRAQKPLDTQTAEIAMLKVRL
- a CDS encoding VWA domain-containing protein, which produces MSLREWWQLLHFLRPHWLWMMLAIPIFYASLFIRENARRPWQGLIEPALLDHLIVPRKHRWRFRPVHLLSLLIAIGSLAAAGPTWRREQPPFAEDKAPLVIALDLSTTMNAVDLNPTRLERVKLKLRDLIHRRDGGRTALFAYAENAYMVLPFTTDESLFDIYLDTLKTNLMPRQGKDSAGALHAIEKFLKDETVPGTILFVTDGIEPSAMASFQQFTTKQDQPNEILVLGVGTSEGGPVQDGPSHFLEDRSGRRVFSKLDVAALRALSRDGIDASTLTPDDDDIQWIQHHTQHHMEMLEEKDTRTRWIDEGYLLAIPLAVLSAFWFRKGWTIRWTVALLAFALLLPSSAFAMEENETSSHFSWMNIWMTPDQQGRYYFQKQDYKKAAERFEDPMWRGLALARLGDYDAALNAFALSDSAEAWFNQGDALAHSGKYPAAVEAFRQALLRRPDWQEAKDNLALVQSLIPKPKEQKKEDKEQSEEAPNLPPDQVRFDDKGKQGKKARTSIKPVTTADIWMRNIQTSPADFLRRRFAMQDAKERHP
- a CDS encoding BatD family protein, which produces MKRFLPIIFLCTTLHVAAQSPVVRAHLEPSQNIMVGQPVKLIVSVFVPNYFTGAPDFPEFEMENAVVVMPQDRPENSNTQIGDAKYFGITQTYVIYPEQTGDFHLPTIKLSVPYAKTPPQTTTAQVVVPSLSFRADVPAAARDLSYFLPTTQLTIAEKWSPSLKKVRAGDTVERTVTITASKTQAMLIPPLQFSAPDGLRIYGSEPVVREQKTPRGDFIYGQRVETAKYYVEKPGGYTLPAIELQWWNLNTHRLATASLPAISFQAAANPSLIAELPPPQPNAQTMQAPTKKAAIHWRRNALITLQGILCLAVIFLCYLVVRTLAPHAIALRKKQQQSEGAYFHRLIHAAKKDDAQLSYGCLLQWFVRVYPNQSFSDVVALHITPDLQAQISELTGSLYAETGSSQWTGRSFAKELRQFRATAVARKTRAQTHGSLVGLNP
- a CDS encoding ATP-binding protein — protein: MDKSAKVHPNHRSFVPGSLKQTDHGFNKLANRSPLYSQDAYDPVRKGIDAFARLHHCEYVAWLHLLDGGRLEPVHPSSPKSVLLRFLHGSLNGFPGLLEKVGQSIPAYWQRKETAPVSTENVQCAPINSMTVFPHSQDGFGQTVLILASRHQEIACSQDFAAQANLLLDLMVNAEQARRSVEMVHSSTYTEELLLASVPFPLAMLDASGKILSANPHFQTALGYSQQELAAMQYSQLAAWHSGAAMRKKGSDHSLGDPQDQLLTRKDGSPLHAHVAVTTMDGLGSRQLVALKTASGIETREREIEQRKHQIRVLTAQLLRSQEDERKRLSRELHDDIGQRLSLVTSQIASLTDDSLLLPDTCSGQLKHIHDELDALCTDLHEMSHNLHSYKLQHLGLAPAMRAMCRDFERPVFHVDLHIDDFAESVSEDIALCLYRIAQEALNNALHHANTEKACVVVTKLGSTYYMSIQDAGCGFDTGIAKAGLGLISMTERVKLLNGEFRVHSMKGRGTEIWASIPDGVASGLTSA
- a CDS encoding response regulator produces the protein MRMRRLYSVQEVLHRATLVCADDDASVTSRVCTMLSDAYDIVATAGDGLEALDQVLRLRPDFAILDISMPRMDGLMVARAIQDAGCLTKIIFLTLIQDEDYISIARIIGDGYVLKKKISSDLVQALQYASRGQFYCSISNSK
- a CDS encoding DUF4436 family protein, yielding MSKNNPTSPGPKIEKAHRYWISRTTRAIVLLALGALYLLSLWSSHTEESRRSITLTEAASSEDYVQMDVHVTDIDPVKALLYERIRLIPRGKFAIDRNRPAQDLTLLLNSVTGQQTIRFPKGERIEPIDAAVSLVGDSNKYPFDVYHADLDVLVSEKAARAPVKIPFGGPDVLSDPIEPGGLVVSAGDLEKDIPVPVLERVSASIPQFKFKGSITHDDADKLTRTEISARRANNVIFSSLVIMITMMGLAVSITAMAIKATRPGMQFDLLPLSLSISLIFGLPALRNTQPGVPGVGVLGDYVSFIWASLLVALSAIALAWTWIFKTPQQHEAGKDRHATDEAVESRDGDT
- a CDS encoding BamA/TamA family outer membrane protein; its protein translation is MAGIRSGLVLAIVLLSRVLSAQNAAPVTPPPSESKGSPILFGTNVDADEGTESRGASLGLGAYDSKKKDQKKKKHRGEFAIAPIPLVNPSIGNGGGLGVIYAVDLDGSAESPPSAFGAAGFITETGSWFAGVGGQIHLRNDKYRTLVALGGGKFNYNFFGIGADSGSKSIPLTQTSKAFLLEPKMRVYRDWYLGPRYHIISSTAGLNSPKLDPSKLPVPLPSTIDLRTAALGIRLQRDSSDSSFYPKKGSLFDVLADFYAPQLGGARTYQNLTLAYDKYLPLGPKNVLAIRASACMVTEGAPFYDVCLLGMSKDLRGYQVGEFRDDRMLVGQMEFRRELFWRLGATAFAGAGAVAHDWSGFGNSHAEPGGGFGLRFVLAKHNHINLRADYAWGDNSHAAYVSLGEAF
- a CDS encoding DUF481 domain-containing protein gives rise to the protein MKNGDVITCEIRSLEKGQLTIKQPNASSTVVLDWKSIAKIQSQQSFVVIDTNTKTFSGTIHQDAVDSVLQVEGPVSAAIPHNLVVSIEETNPNFFRRLRGNVDLGMSFSQSNSQTQVTLQGSLASQTVKHILGATMSTQFTSQLETNNTRETDIKTEYFSQIRQSRWANGAIANFLSSSAQKINLRTSVGGAIAFQGIKTNKTELIFIGGVAYTIEQNSIEETNSRSNSVDTAWAVQYSTFRFDSTDFDTTIWLYPSISQAGRLRMTLNEDVYVKFYKDFYVRGSFYDNYDNQPTVTAPANNLGTSLTVGWSFR